One stretch of Micromonospora echinospora DNA includes these proteins:
- the brxD gene encoding BREX system ATP-binding protein BrxD, producing the protein MSGVSPARRREVIDALRRGAVPSAGLDLFAVGLDRFAGAVGEDLQTVIAGASVFKAIRGEYGSGKTFFTRWIAEQAKRANLATAEVQISENETPLHKLETVYRRLTERLTTATFPPSALRPVIDGWFYALEEDVLAAGEVPPEDTDALDRAVGVLLDQRLAEVSRSAPAFAAALRGYRTANLGGDPATADAVLAWLGGQPHVAASARRVAGVRGDLDHFAALSFLQGLLAVLRDSGHPGLLLVLDEVETLQRVRSDARDKALNALRQLIDEVHSGRFPGLYLLITGTPAFYEGPQGVQRLAPLAQRLAVDFTTDPRFDNPRAVQVRLPGFTVDSLVELGSRVRDLYAHGSAAPERVLTLVDDAYLGDLARAVAGGLGGRVGVAPRLFLKKLVGDVLDRVDQFAEFDPRLHYAPTLSTAEMTEVERNATSAADVELDV; encoded by the coding sequence ATGAGCGGCGTCAGTCCGGCCCGGCGGCGCGAGGTCATCGACGCGTTGCGGCGTGGGGCGGTGCCTTCGGCCGGCCTGGACCTCTTCGCCGTCGGGCTGGACCGGTTCGCCGGCGCGGTGGGTGAGGACCTGCAGACGGTCATCGCCGGCGCATCGGTGTTCAAGGCGATCCGCGGCGAGTACGGCTCCGGCAAGACGTTCTTCACGCGCTGGATCGCGGAGCAGGCCAAGCGGGCCAACCTCGCCACCGCCGAGGTGCAGATCTCCGAGAACGAGACACCGCTGCACAAGCTCGAAACCGTCTACCGGCGGTTGACCGAGCGTCTGACCACCGCCACATTCCCGCCGAGCGCGCTGCGGCCCGTCATCGACGGCTGGTTCTACGCCCTCGAAGAGGACGTGCTCGCGGCCGGGGAGGTGCCGCCCGAGGACACGGATGCGCTGGACCGGGCGGTGGGTGTGCTGCTGGACCAGCGATTGGCCGAGGTCAGCCGTAGCGCGCCCGCCTTCGCCGCCGCGCTACGTGGTTACCGCACCGCGAACCTCGGAGGTGACCCGGCGACGGCCGATGCCGTGCTCGCCTGGCTCGGTGGTCAACCGCATGTCGCCGCGTCCGCTCGCCGGGTGGCGGGTGTACGGGGGGATCTCGACCACTTCGCGGCGCTCAGCTTCCTGCAAGGCCTGCTCGCCGTGCTGCGGGACAGCGGCCACCCCGGACTGCTGCTGGTCCTCGACGAGGTGGAGACGCTGCAGCGGGTCCGCTCCGACGCCCGGGACAAGGCGCTGAACGCGCTGCGCCAGCTCATCGACGAAGTGCACTCGGGCCGCTTTCCCGGCCTCTACCTGTTGATCACCGGCACACCGGCCTTCTACGAGGGACCGCAGGGCGTCCAGCGACTGGCGCCGCTCGCACAGCGGCTCGCGGTCGACTTCACCACCGACCCCCGCTTCGACAACCCGCGCGCGGTTCAGGTGCGGCTGCCAGGGTTCACCGTCGACTCGCTGGTCGAACTGGGCTCGCGCGTGCGCGACCTGTACGCGCACGGCTCCGCCGCCCCGGAGCGTGTACTGACACTCGTCGACGATGCGTACCTCGGTGACCTGGCCCGGGCCGTCGCCGGTGGCCTGGGTGGCAGAGTCGGGGTGGCGCCCCGGCTGTTCCTCAAAAAACTGGTGGGCGACGTGCTCGACCGGGTCGACCAGTTCGCCGAGTTCGACCCGCGTCTGCACTACGCGCCGACCCTGTCCACGGCCGAGATGACCGAGGTGGAACGGAACGCCACCAGCGCCGCCGACGTCGAGCTGGACGTGTAG
- the pglY gene encoding BREX-2 system ATPase PglY, which produces MSSPTPAPLLREFIDIPERTSVSDFVLRLSDSVDDADATLRDYVVTDRLLANFDEALGLIRSAVEGHASKAAYLHGSFGSGKSHFMAVLHALLRGEPAARGRDEMAPLVAKHSIWLDGRRFLLIPYHLLDARSLEQRVLGGYVDRVRALHPEAPIPAVHRTDALLEQAASLREKIGDAQFIAGLPGDDAEDEWGDTEAFWTPERLDQAFAGAYGDELRRKLVNDLLTSWNKGFFSNAREDAEAFISLDRGLTEISRHAKELGYHGLILFLDELILWLANSIGDQQFVSREIQKITNFVEGGDTRRPIPVISFIARQRDLRELVGEEVVGANELSYQDTLNLASGRFDVIRLEDRNLPEIARRRLLKPVTPEAGEAISRAFESTTKVRREVFDTLLGSDSGSGADIDAFRSTYPFSPAFISTLVHVSSALQRSRTALKLMRQLLVDRRETLRLGQLVPLGDLYDVISSGGDQPFTEKLKAEFEMAQKLYDLKLRPHLLGQHGLTEEDLDAARRGDQLSPEVTGRVRAFTGDDRLIKTLLLAALAPSVPALRNLTGRRLSALNHGSITSPIPGGEVAQVNRKLADWAGQFPEIRIGEGDDPVVSLELVGVDVDSVLATAKHYDNEGARKHIVQRLLWRQLGVPWSDSFFAEAGLTWRGSRRVIELVYGNVRDPNDIRDEAFQPNDPSGWRMIVDYPFDDGNHGPADDRQRVQDLLSRSNSRTVCWIPAALTVERRNELGKLVIIDKLLEGQRFDSHAEHLNPDDRRRAHAALTNQRSALLAKMQGVLRQAYGLAAKQPTDVQLGFDDHLHSLTRALEPKLPMGATFDDALRSIGDQMLTQQYPAHPDFDPDRKGEPVRLPEVKTVFGYVQRAVESPEGRVEVERAHRQTMRRIANPLRLGTMHEAAFVIEGEWVQHFQHKAAAEGITGELRVADLLRWIDEPKPRGLDSVVAQLVVAAFAEQTDRAFHLHGSQVIPAPEPGKVSADHTLREESLPGQDDWDRARTRAAAIFGFQPLALRRGRLVAIFGRDLATAASRHREAAQTLANRLEQHANWLRLDRETGRFATARAATDLLEALATGRSAKEAVERLARGELAGPADRTGKSISSAGQVAAALAAAPWDTFEIVAGLPEPYSAEAEAILAELRRVAQADELTAPLAPALRRAQTEATALLKRATSNTPPRVIDDTRKIRSGTDEDVRDVSKGGGALPNGRVLVPAGEMDRAVEQLQAFARDHPGAVIEVTWRVPS; this is translated from the coding sequence CGGCAAGTCGCACTTCATGGCGGTGCTGCACGCGCTGCTGCGGGGTGAGCCGGCCGCCCGCGGCCGCGACGAGATGGCCCCGCTGGTGGCCAAGCACAGCATCTGGCTGGACGGCCGTAGGTTCCTGCTCATCCCCTACCACCTGCTCGACGCTCGGTCGCTGGAACAGCGCGTGCTCGGCGGTTACGTCGACCGGGTACGGGCGCTGCACCCGGAGGCGCCGATCCCGGCGGTCCACCGCACCGACGCGCTGCTCGAGCAGGCCGCCTCGCTGCGGGAGAAGATCGGCGACGCCCAGTTCATCGCCGGGCTTCCCGGCGACGACGCCGAGGACGAGTGGGGCGACACCGAGGCGTTCTGGACACCGGAGCGGCTGGACCAGGCGTTCGCCGGCGCGTACGGCGACGAGCTGCGCCGCAAGCTCGTCAACGACCTGCTGACCAGCTGGAACAAGGGCTTCTTCAGCAACGCCCGCGAGGACGCCGAGGCCTTCATCTCGCTCGACCGGGGCCTCACCGAGATCAGCCGGCACGCGAAGGAGCTCGGCTACCACGGCCTGATCCTCTTCCTCGACGAGCTGATCCTCTGGCTGGCCAACTCGATCGGCGACCAGCAGTTCGTCTCCCGGGAGATCCAGAAGATCACCAACTTCGTCGAGGGTGGTGACACCCGCCGTCCCATCCCCGTGATCAGCTTCATCGCCCGCCAGCGGGACCTGCGGGAGCTGGTCGGCGAAGAGGTCGTCGGCGCGAACGAGCTGAGCTACCAGGACACCCTCAACCTGGCCAGCGGCCGGTTCGACGTGATCAGGCTGGAGGACCGGAACCTCCCCGAGATCGCTCGCCGGCGCCTGCTCAAGCCCGTCACGCCCGAGGCCGGCGAGGCGATCTCGCGCGCCTTCGAGAGCACCACCAAGGTACGCCGGGAGGTCTTCGACACCCTGCTCGGCAGCGACTCCGGCAGCGGCGCCGACATCGACGCGTTCCGGTCGACGTACCCGTTCAGCCCGGCCTTCATCTCCACCCTGGTGCACGTCTCCAGCGCGCTCCAGCGGTCCCGCACCGCGCTCAAGCTCATGCGGCAGCTCCTGGTCGACCGGCGGGAGACGCTCCGCCTGGGCCAGCTCGTCCCGCTCGGCGACCTCTACGACGTGATCAGCAGCGGCGGCGACCAGCCCTTCACCGAGAAGCTCAAGGCCGAGTTCGAGATGGCCCAGAAGCTGTACGACCTGAAACTGCGCCCCCACCTGTTGGGCCAGCACGGGTTGACCGAGGAGGACCTCGACGCAGCCCGCCGGGGAGACCAGCTCAGCCCGGAGGTGACCGGTCGCGTCCGCGCCTTCACCGGCGACGACCGGCTCATCAAGACGCTGCTGCTGGCCGCCCTGGCCCCCAGCGTCCCGGCCCTGCGCAACCTCACCGGCCGGCGTCTCTCCGCGCTCAACCACGGCAGCATCACCAGCCCGATCCCCGGTGGTGAGGTCGCGCAGGTCAATCGGAAACTCGCCGACTGGGCGGGCCAGTTCCCCGAGATCCGGATCGGGGAAGGCGACGACCCGGTGGTGTCGCTGGAACTCGTCGGCGTCGACGTCGACAGCGTGCTCGCCACCGCCAAGCACTACGACAACGAGGGCGCGCGCAAGCACATCGTCCAGCGGCTGCTCTGGAGGCAGCTCGGCGTGCCGTGGAGCGACTCGTTCTTCGCCGAGGCCGGGCTGACCTGGCGGGGCAGCCGGCGCGTCATCGAGCTGGTCTACGGCAACGTCCGCGACCCCAACGACATCCGCGACGAGGCGTTCCAGCCGAACGACCCGTCCGGCTGGCGGATGATCGTCGACTACCCGTTCGACGACGGCAACCACGGGCCGGCCGACGACCGGCAGCGGGTGCAGGACCTGCTCAGCCGGAGCAACTCCCGCACCGTCTGCTGGATCCCGGCAGCGCTGACCGTCGAGCGCCGCAACGAACTGGGCAAGCTCGTCATCATCGACAAACTGCTCGAGGGGCAGCGATTCGACAGCCACGCCGAGCACCTCAACCCCGACGACCGGCGGCGCGCGCACGCGGCGCTCACCAACCAGCGCAGCGCGCTGCTGGCCAAGATGCAGGGTGTTCTGCGTCAGGCGTACGGGCTGGCCGCCAAGCAGCCGACCGATGTGCAGCTGGGCTTCGACGACCACCTCCACTCACTGACCCGGGCGCTGGAGCCGAAGCTGCCGATGGGCGCCACGTTCGACGACGCGCTTCGCAGCATCGGCGACCAGATGCTCACCCAGCAGTACCCCGCCCACCCGGACTTCGACCCCGACCGCAAGGGCGAGCCGGTGCGGCTCCCCGAGGTCAAGACCGTTTTCGGGTACGTCCAGCGGGCGGTCGAGTCGCCGGAGGGGCGGGTGGAGGTGGAGCGGGCGCACCGGCAGACCATGCGCCGCATCGCCAACCCCCTGCGGCTCGGCACCATGCACGAGGCGGCGTTCGTCATCGAGGGGGAGTGGGTCCAGCACTTCCAGCATAAGGCCGCCGCCGAGGGCATCACCGGCGAGCTGCGCGTGGCTGACCTGCTGCGCTGGATCGACGAGCCGAAACCGCGTGGCCTCGACTCCGTCGTCGCGCAACTCGTGGTGGCGGCCTTCGCGGAGCAGACCGACCGGGCGTTCCATCTGCACGGCAGTCAGGTGATCCCGGCACCGGAGCCGGGCAAGGTGAGCGCCGATCACACCCTGCGGGAGGAGAGCCTGCCCGGCCAGGACGACTGGGACCGGGCCCGGACACGCGCCGCCGCCATCTTCGGATTCCAGCCGCTCGCCCTGCGCCGGGGCCGGCTGGTGGCGATTTTCGGCCGGGATCTGGCCACTGCGGCATCCCGGCACCGGGAGGCCGCGCAAACGCTGGCGAACCGGCTCGAACAGCACGCGAACTGGCTGCGGCTCGATCGGGAGACCGGCCGCTTCGCCACGGCTCGTGCGGCAACGGATCTGCTCGAGGCGCTGGCGACGGGGCGGTCGGCGAAGGAAGCCGTCGAACGGCTCGCGCGCGGTGAACTTGCCGGTCCGGCGGACCGGACCGGCAAGAGCATCAGCAGCGCCGGCCAGGTGGCGGCCGCGCTTGCCGCCGCGCCCTGGGACACGTTCGAGATCGTCGCCGGTCTGCCGGAACCCTACTCGGCCGAAGCAGAGGCGATTCTCGCCGAACTCCGTCGGGTCGCTCAGGCAGATGAACTGACCGCACCTCTGGCCCCGGCGCTGCGCCGCGCTCAGACCGAGGCTACGGCGCTGCTCAAGCGCGCCACCAGCAACACCCCGCCCAGGGTCATCGACGACACTCGCAAGATCCGTTCCGGGACAGACGAGGACGTCCGCGACGTGTCGAAGGGCGGCGGCGCCCTGCCGAACGGCCGGGTCCTGGTTCCGGCCGGCGAGATGGACCGGGCGGTGGAGCAGTTGCAAGCGTTCGCCAGGGACCACCCCGGCGCCGTCATCGAGGTGACCTGGAGAGTGCCGTCGTGA
- the pglZ gene encoding BREX-2 system phosphatase PglZ, with translation MTQAPALDQALRISPVALAQKVAQQLDRHRNGDPYPVIVVRAEPAWPHEPVLPLPGGRQARVVPCVSPLAVWERLVAERGDEVLVVLTDIPGTVLGPGVRSRIFRQQVITVEPWDLVVDAFGAQVPDMALEAERWAGPALLDAMPPGGWPRLTTKVLTRDVALRHLAAVRLGLERRGNASDDLDVATLLRWSVEPGAVEAFGLIRQEERDGLARWLVEQFGSPARALFALVAAGRGADALPLGLVCDALWTTDTPDAVRAQGRIEQYVGNLDDDRAVRGLAESAVQVVGAMLADRDADVRRQGHAVLDRAEQLLILFNATGSAAHSPVLRTGFARRVGDAAQALLAGLTDPADPTLDIAVDRLAGHRLAEAEAERVRRVRMAQRLVRWLGTTVEPPASVADGVQRQIAEWGWVDLALNHVWAGEDAHPELQRAFRAVHERAQQRRRDLDAAFANRLAAWATAGPGNDGDLLTVENLLNRVIDPLVRADRPVLLVVLDGMSAAVGVELADELSQHWVEYDPLAHGGAGRRRGVAAALPTLTAVSRTSLFAGALRLGTQATEQQIFDKGRWGDDARIFHKGPGRGGAGEVLAGELSEALAGPARLVAVVINTVDDALAHGREGDEAGWQLGDLGFLRSLLDLARSSGRAVVITSDHGHVLERGGEYVKAADAASARHRTGPGPAGPGEVELSGPRVLSEGNRIIALWDPLRRYRPTKAGYHGGASLAEVTIPLLAYLLPNVADVPQGWAPVEERRPGWWQASAPVAKTAPAAVAPVRTRRKAPAVAGEAALFDMPEPPSPSAAPAAGGDLVTALLGTELFTAQHGLTPRKVDRAKIAAAMRALVEAKGVLSAAVLAQRAGELPARAGGFVNTLQRIFNVDNYPVLSVIDDGRTVRLDVALLRTQFGLPKVAA, from the coding sequence GTGACGCAGGCGCCGGCGCTCGACCAAGCGCTGCGGATCAGCCCCGTAGCGCTGGCTCAGAAGGTGGCGCAGCAACTCGACCGGCACCGCAACGGGGATCCGTACCCGGTCATTGTGGTCCGCGCGGAGCCGGCCTGGCCGCACGAACCGGTGCTGCCGCTGCCCGGCGGCCGCCAGGCCCGCGTCGTGCCGTGCGTCTCGCCACTGGCCGTCTGGGAGCGTCTCGTCGCCGAACGTGGTGACGAGGTGCTCGTGGTGCTCACCGACATTCCCGGGACCGTTCTCGGCCCCGGGGTGCGCAGCCGCATCTTCCGGCAACAGGTGATCACCGTCGAGCCATGGGACCTGGTCGTTGACGCGTTCGGGGCTCAGGTGCCGGACATGGCTCTGGAGGCGGAGCGATGGGCCGGCCCGGCGCTGCTCGACGCAATGCCGCCGGGCGGGTGGCCTCGGCTCACCACCAAGGTGCTGACGCGGGACGTCGCACTCCGTCACCTGGCCGCCGTGCGGCTCGGCCTGGAGCGGCGGGGAAACGCCTCCGACGATCTCGATGTGGCGACCCTGCTGCGGTGGAGCGTCGAGCCCGGGGCGGTCGAGGCGTTCGGCCTGATCCGCCAGGAGGAGCGCGACGGTCTGGCGCGCTGGCTGGTCGAGCAGTTCGGCAGTCCCGCCCGGGCGCTCTTCGCGCTCGTCGCTGCCGGCCGTGGCGCGGACGCGTTGCCGCTGGGCCTGGTCTGCGATGCGCTCTGGACCACCGACACGCCCGACGCCGTGCGGGCCCAGGGCCGCATCGAACAGTACGTCGGCAACCTCGACGACGATCGGGCGGTGCGCGGGCTCGCCGAGTCGGCCGTGCAGGTGGTCGGTGCCATGCTGGCCGACCGCGACGCGGACGTCCGGCGGCAGGGGCATGCCGTCCTGGACCGCGCCGAGCAGCTGCTCATCCTGTTCAACGCCACCGGCAGTGCCGCTCACAGCCCTGTCCTGCGTACGGGCTTCGCTCGGCGGGTGGGCGACGCGGCGCAGGCGCTCCTCGCCGGCCTTACGGATCCGGCCGATCCGACCCTGGACATCGCCGTCGACCGACTGGCCGGGCACCGGCTGGCGGAGGCGGAGGCGGAGCGGGTCCGGCGGGTACGGATGGCCCAGCGGCTCGTCCGGTGGCTCGGGACGACTGTCGAGCCACCGGCCAGCGTCGCAGACGGTGTACAGCGGCAGATCGCGGAGTGGGGCTGGGTCGACCTGGCGCTCAACCACGTCTGGGCCGGCGAAGACGCGCACCCCGAACTGCAGCGCGCTTTCCGTGCGGTTCACGAGCGCGCGCAGCAGCGACGCCGGGACCTTGACGCTGCCTTCGCCAACCGGCTCGCGGCCTGGGCTACTGCCGGGCCGGGCAACGACGGTGACCTCCTGACTGTGGAGAATCTGCTCAACCGGGTCATCGATCCGTTGGTCCGCGCGGACCGGCCGGTGTTGCTGGTAGTGCTCGACGGAATGAGTGCGGCAGTCGGCGTCGAACTCGCCGACGAACTGTCCCAGCACTGGGTCGAGTACGACCCGCTGGCTCACGGAGGCGCCGGGCGCCGCCGGGGTGTCGCGGCTGCCCTGCCGACGCTGACGGCCGTGTCGCGGACCTCGCTGTTCGCGGGTGCGCTCCGGCTCGGCACCCAGGCAACCGAGCAGCAGATCTTCGACAAAGGGCGGTGGGGCGACGACGCCCGGATCTTCCACAAGGGCCCGGGCCGCGGTGGTGCCGGCGAGGTGCTCGCCGGTGAACTCAGCGAAGCGCTCGCCGGCCCGGCACGCCTCGTCGCCGTGGTGATCAACACGGTGGACGACGCGCTGGCCCACGGCCGGGAGGGCGACGAGGCCGGCTGGCAGCTCGGGGATCTCGGATTCCTGCGGAGCCTGCTGGACCTCGCCCGATCCTCCGGCCGGGCGGTCGTCATCACCAGCGACCACGGACACGTGCTCGAACGCGGCGGCGAGTACGTCAAGGCCGCCGACGCCGCGTCGGCCCGGCACCGCACCGGTCCCGGCCCCGCCGGCCCGGGCGAGGTGGAACTGAGCGGTCCGCGAGTGCTGTCCGAAGGGAACCGGATCATCGCACTCTGGGATCCCCTCCGGCGCTACCGCCCCACCAAGGCCGGCTATCACGGCGGGGCCTCGCTGGCCGAGGTGACCATCCCACTGCTGGCCTATCTGTTGCCCAACGTCGCCGACGTCCCGCAGGGCTGGGCGCCGGTGGAGGAGCGCCGACCCGGATGGTGGCAGGCGAGCGCACCTGTCGCCAAGACGGCGCCCGCGGCGGTTGCGCCCGTGAGAACCCGCCGCAAGGCACCGGCGGTCGCGGGGGAGGCCGCCTTGTTCGACATGCCCGAACCGCCGTCACCGTCCGCGGCACCCGCGGCCGGCGGCGATCTCGTGACTGCGCTGCTCGGGACCGAACTGTTCACGGCACAGCACGGCCTGACCCCGCGCAAGGTCGACCGCGCGAAGATCGCGGCAGCGATGCGGGCACTCGTCGAGGCGAAGGGCGTGCTGTCCGCCGCCGTGCTCGCACAGCGGGCCGGCGAGTTGCCGGCGCGCGCCGGCGGCTTCGTCAACACCCTGCAGCGCATCTTCAACGTCGACAACTACCCGGTGCTGTCGGTGATCGACGACGGGCGCACCGTCCGGCTCGACGTCGCGTTGCTGCGTACCCAGTTCGGGCTGCCGAAAGTGGCGGCATGA
- a CDS encoding DEAD/DEAH box helicase has protein sequence MANDAELLHPVLLHHVVNSLQWPGLRPMQQAAVRPLLGGSDALVLAPTAGGKTEAALFPLLSRMENEQWSGTSVLYVCPLKALLNNLLPRIEAYTGWLGRRAALWHGDVSTARRRTIVRERPDVLLTTPESLESILVSATVDHDEFFRGVRAVVVDEVHAFAGDDRGWHLLAVLERLSRVAGRPVQRVGLSATVGNPDTLLAWLQGSGRNRAPGQVVAPAPSPASRGGGRPPGEVEVDYVGSVHNAAKVLAALHRGEKRLVFCESRALVEELGQRLRGFGVTTFLSHASLSVDERRRAEEAFAQERDCVIVATSTLELGIDVGDLDRVVQIGAPRTVAAFLQRIGRTGRRPGTTRNCLFLALDGDGLLQATALLHLWSQGWVEEVVPPPEPRHIVAQQMLALALQQNRVGDRLWRHEWNDLQPFDSGAEPIMRHLVDNGYLDSDSGLLFIGPEAERRYGRRHFMDMLAVFTAPPQFTVMSGRTEIGRTDPALLTSRAEGPRLLLLGGRSWRVTHIDWKRHRCFVEPADGGGKALWMTGGTPTGRSYRMVRAMREVLLGADPPVALTGRATDRLAGLREEHTALVHPAGTLVVQDRHGEARWWTWAGYRANATLVSTLSELADPTQRPDDASIRLRAGLTREELRAGIGGAAGRLCLPFVDDRAVTGLKFSAALPHRLAVATLASRLADLPGAEATLAEPVRVTHLL, from the coding sequence ATGGCGAACGATGCCGAGCTGCTCCACCCCGTGCTCCTGCACCACGTGGTGAACTCGCTGCAATGGCCGGGCCTGCGGCCGATGCAGCAGGCGGCGGTGCGGCCGCTGCTCGGTGGGTCGGATGCGCTCGTCCTCGCGCCCACCGCAGGCGGAAAGACTGAGGCGGCGCTGTTCCCGCTGCTCTCACGGATGGAGAACGAGCAGTGGTCCGGCACCTCGGTGCTCTACGTGTGCCCGCTCAAGGCGTTGTTGAACAACCTGCTGCCCCGGATCGAGGCGTACACCGGGTGGCTGGGGCGACGGGCCGCGCTGTGGCACGGTGACGTCAGCACGGCACGGCGGCGGACGATAGTGCGAGAGCGCCCCGATGTCCTGCTGACCACACCTGAATCCCTCGAGTCGATACTGGTCAGCGCGACAGTCGACCACGACGAGTTCTTCCGTGGCGTCCGGGCGGTCGTGGTGGACGAGGTGCACGCCTTCGCGGGGGACGACCGGGGCTGGCACCTGCTGGCGGTACTGGAACGCCTCAGCCGAGTCGCCGGACGCCCTGTCCAGCGCGTCGGTCTGTCCGCGACTGTCGGCAACCCCGACACCCTTCTGGCCTGGCTGCAGGGTTCCGGCCGCAACCGCGCTCCCGGCCAGGTCGTCGCGCCCGCGCCGTCGCCTGCCTCCCGGGGCGGCGGGCGTCCGCCCGGTGAGGTCGAGGTCGACTACGTCGGCTCGGTGCACAACGCGGCGAAGGTCCTCGCCGCGCTGCACCGGGGGGAGAAGCGGCTGGTGTTCTGCGAATCCCGGGCACTCGTCGAGGAACTCGGACAGCGGCTGCGCGGCTTCGGCGTGACCACCTTCCTGTCGCACGCCTCGCTGTCGGTGGACGAGCGGCGTCGCGCCGAGGAGGCGTTCGCGCAGGAACGCGACTGCGTCATCGTCGCCACGAGTACCCTTGAACTCGGCATCGATGTCGGCGACCTGGACCGGGTCGTACAGATCGGTGCCCCGAGAACCGTCGCCGCCTTCCTGCAGCGGATCGGCCGGACCGGACGCCGCCCCGGCACCACGAGGAACTGCCTGTTCCTTGCCCTCGACGGCGACGGGCTGCTTCAGGCGACCGCGCTGCTGCACCTCTGGAGCCAGGGCTGGGTGGAGGAGGTCGTGCCACCCCCCGAACCACGGCACATCGTGGCCCAGCAGATGCTCGCGCTGGCGCTGCAGCAGAACCGCGTCGGCGACCGGCTCTGGCGGCACGAGTGGAACGACCTGCAGCCGTTCGACAGCGGCGCCGAACCGATCATGCGGCACCTGGTCGACAACGGCTATCTCGACTCGGACTCCGGACTGCTGTTCATCGGCCCGGAGGCGGAACGGCGATACGGCCGGCGGCACTTCATGGACATGCTGGCGGTCTTCACGGCGCCGCCCCAGTTCACGGTGATGTCGGGTCGCACCGAGATCGGCCGTACCGACCCGGCTCTCCTCACGTCCCGGGCCGAGGGGCCACGCCTACTGCTGCTCGGTGGGCGCAGCTGGCGGGTGACCCACATCGACTGGAAGCGCCACCGTTGCTTCGTCGAACCCGCCGACGGCGGTGGAAAGGCCCTCTGGATGACCGGGGGGACGCCGACCGGGCGTTCGTATCGGATGGTCCGGGCGATGCGGGAGGTCCTCCTCGGCGCAGATCCGCCCGTCGCGTTGACCGGACGTGCCACCGACCGGCTGGCCGGCCTGCGCGAGGAACACACGGCGCTGGTCCATCCGGCCGGCACGCTTGTGGTGCAGGACCGTCACGGCGAGGCACGGTGGTGGACGTGGGCGGGCTACCGAGCGAACGCCACCCTCGTGTCGACGCTCAGTGAACTGGCCGATCCGACCCAGCGTCCCGACGACGCGTCGATCCGGCTGAGGGCCGGTCTGACCCGCGAAGAGCTGCGCGCGGGGATCGGCGGAGCCGCCGGTCGACTGTGCCTGCCCTTCGTCGACGACCGCGCGGTGACCGGCCTGAAGTTCAGCGCCGCCCTGCCGCACCGGCTCGCCGTCGCCACCCTGGCATCGCGGCTCGCCGACCTTCCGGGAGCGGAAGCGACCCTCGCAGAGCCGGTGCGCGTGACACACCTCCTCTGA